The Methanosphaera sp. BMS genome contains a region encoding:
- the dnaG gene encoding DNA primase DnaG codes for MVKDEVTTTKYLIHSQINAKGFVEKPDVVGAIFGQTEGLLSDSLDLRELQKTGRIGRIKVDMTNKSGKTKGEVIIPSSLDRIETTILAASLETINRVGPCEASLRITKIEDVRAVKRRTIVERAKELYKNMMEEFTPESTRMIDEVKESIRRPEIIEYGEEGLPAGPNTPTSDAILIVEGRSDVLNLLKYGIKNTIAVEGVNVPKTVAKLTKERTVTAFLDGDRGGDLILKELLQIGDIDYVTRAPRGLEVEYLDKDQVIYALKNKTSVEKITSQANYNHNSHNYIRNNNKYNKTSNNQKTDVTEEHKKIIDDNNKFKKEMNLNNTLSDDDASLDYQEDTTSQDASNNSNDSTQELDDKKPADTKVQIDNEDVDKTEEMDDGQQGQNKHQKILEELSTTGCGRLYDEDFNMIAEVKVENIYNQIKSSDKPIKTVIFDGIISQRLVDLSKEKNIESLVAVKMNEVVKKPETIKIITKKS; via the coding sequence ATGGTAAAGGATGAAGTAACAACAACAAAATACTTGATTCATTCACAGATAAATGCAAAGGGTTTTGTAGAAAAACCTGACGTGGTAGGAGCAATCTTTGGTCAGACAGAGGGACTGCTAAGTGACAGTCTTGATTTGAGGGAACTGCAGAAAACAGGCCGTATCGGTAGAATAAAAGTCGACATGACCAATAAATCCGGAAAAACTAAGGGTGAAGTAATCATACCTTCAAGTCTTGACAGGATAGAAACTACAATATTGGCTGCATCCCTTGAAACAATCAATCGTGTAGGGCCATGTGAGGCTAGTCTACGTATTACCAAGATAGAGGATGTACGGGCCGTAAAAAGAAGAACCATAGTGGAACGTGCAAAGGAACTCTATAAAAATATGATGGAAGAGTTCACACCTGAAAGTACACGTATGATTGATGAGGTAAAAGAATCAATCAGACGACCTGAAATAATTGAATATGGGGAAGAAGGATTACCCGCCGGACCAAACACGCCAACCTCTGATGCTATATTAATAGTTGAGGGAAGATCTGATGTGTTAAATCTACTTAAGTATGGGATAAAAAACACCATAGCTGTAGAGGGGGTCAATGTTCCAAAAACGGTTGCAAAGCTAACCAAAGAAAGGACTGTAACGGCATTTCTTGATGGTGATCGTGGAGGAGACCTGATACTTAAGGAGCTATTGCAAATTGGTGATATTGACTATGTAACAAGAGCGCCAAGAGGATTGGAAGTGGAATATTTGGATAAGGACCAGGTAATCTACGCACTTAAAAACAAGACGTCGGTTGAAAAAATCACATCACAGGCAAACTACAATCACAACTCACACAACTACATCAGAAACAATAACAAATACAACAAGACATCAAATAATCAGAAAACAGACGTAACTGAGGAACATAAGAAGATAATTGATGACAACAATAAGTTCAAAAAAGAAATGAACCTGAACAACACATTAAGTGATGATGATGCTTCCCTGGATTATCAGGAAGATACCACTTCACAGGATGCTTCAAATAATTCCAACGACAGCACGCAGGAATTGGATGACAAAAAGCCTGCCGATACAAAAGTTCAAATCGATAATGAAGACGTTGACAAAACAGAAGAGATGGATGATGGTCAGCAAGGTCAAAACAAACATCAAAAGATACTTGAAGAGTTATCAACAACTGGATGTGGACGGTTATATGATGAAGACTTCAACATGATTGCTGAAGTGAAGGTTGAAAACATTTATAATCAAATCAAATCCTCTGATAAACCTATAAAAACAGTAATATTTGATGGAATAATAAGTCAGAGACTTGTGGATTTATCAAAAGAGAAAAATATTGAAAGCCTTGTGGCAGTTAAAATGAATGAGGTTGTTAAAAAACCCGAAACTATAAAGATAATAACCAAGAAATCATGA
- the xerA gene encoding site-specific tyrosine recombinase/integron integrase, with translation MEDYILEMDIQSYSSNTLKTYKSILNNFYHYLLKQKKINSPKAILRSFKKYIQHLKRDKNVSQNYLYLVTVVLKKFFEFAEIQITDEIKAPKRTKSLPKSLNEQEVYDLIHAKDDKYDPEKSNPQNISRLRNKLILTLLYSTGLRVSELIKLKISTIDEKERTIRVRGKGEKDRIVIFDGNTLDLIHEYLDKRNMDSEYLFLNQEGNTLSPRYVQLMIKDYAEKAEITKKVTPHVLRHSFATHLLKNGVDIRAIQQLLGHSNLSTTQIYTSVDMHTLKNVYDDAWSSRDSNIRKTQEEINASLNL, from the coding sequence ATGGAAGATTACATTCTGGAAATGGATATTCAAAGTTATTCATCAAACACTTTAAAAACTTACAAATCAATACTTAATAACTTTTATCACTATTTGCTAAAACAAAAAAAGATCAATAGTCCTAAGGCAATTTTACGTTCATTCAAAAAATACATACAACACTTGAAAAGAGACAAGAATGTCTCACAGAATTATCTATATCTTGTAACGGTAGTATTGAAGAAATTCTTCGAATTTGCCGAGATACAGATTACCGATGAGATTAAAGCACCAAAAAGAACCAAATCATTACCAAAATCCTTAAACGAACAGGAGGTATATGATTTAATACATGCAAAGGATGATAAGTACGATCCTGAAAAATCAAATCCTCAGAATATCTCACGTCTAAGAAATAAATTAATCTTAACCTTACTTTATTCAACAGGACTACGTGTATCCGAACTTATAAAACTTAAAATATCAACCATTGATGAAAAGGAACGGACAATACGTGTAAGGGGTAAAGGTGAGAAGGATAGGATTGTAATATTCGATGGCAATACATTGGATTTAATTCATGAATATCTGGACAAAAGGAATATGGATAGTGAATATCTGTTTCTTAACCAGGAGGGGAATACTTTAAGTCCAAGGTATGTTCAGTTGATGATTAAGGACTATGCAGAAAAGGCTGAAATCACAAAAAAGGTTACTCCTCACGTGTTACGTCACTCATTTGCAACGCACTTATTAAAAAATGGTGTGGATATCAGGGCAATACAGCAATTACTTGGACATAGTAATCTCAGTACCACCCAGATTTATACGAGTGTGGATATGCACACGCTTAAAAATGTATATGATGATGCATGGTCTTCAAGAGACAGCAATATAAGAAAAACACAAGAAGAGATAAATGCTTCTTTAAACTTATAA
- a CDS encoding type II CAAX prenyl endopeptidase Rce1 family protein produces the protein MFFLRLVYKYTGNRKVSIIVSMIVIRIFFALLHLTDMKSLVSVLALQGFGSIFEFYGYVKTKNLLVPYITHLCTDMFIFIMVLSGL, from the coding sequence ATGTTCTTCCTACGGTTAGTGTACAAATATACTGGCAATCGTAAAGTATCAATTATAGTTTCAATGATTGTTATAAGGATATTTTTTGCACTGCTGCATCTGACAGATATGAAGTCATTGGTTTCTGTCCTTGCCCTACAGGGATTTGGCTCAATATTTGAGTTTTATGGATATGTGAAAACCAAAAACTTACTAGTGCCATATATAACACATCTATGTACGGATATGTTCATTTTTATTATGGTATTGTCTGGACTTTAA
- a CDS encoding biotin transporter BioY: MQLNINKERVHEMQNSWYSWRNNADTVTMLLTSFLFACFTGLMAQVSLAIPWSPVLITLQTFAVLIAGVLLGSKWGGFSMILYTLLGIVGMPWFTNMNHGLAFMFHASGGYIIGFIFAAIFTGYVFDNYVNARKPVGSVLTLMIANFVCIYVPGLIGLYNTMLNSGRVLTLPELLFMGVVPFVVGDLFKIMIASGITTSILPKEE, encoded by the coding sequence ATGCAATTAAATATCAACAAAGAAAGAGTACACGAAATGCAAAATTCATGGTATTCATGGAGAAACAATGCAGATACAGTTACCATGCTTTTAACGTCATTCCTCTTTGCATGTTTTACCGGCCTTATGGCCCAGGTATCACTGGCAATTCCATGGAGTCCAGTACTTATAACCCTGCAAACCTTTGCAGTGTTAATTGCCGGAGTACTTCTTGGAAGTAAATGGGGAGGATTTTCCATGATACTCTACACCCTTCTAGGTATAGTTGGAATGCCATGGTTTACCAATATGAACCACGGTTTAGCATTTATGTTCCATGCCAGTGGAGGATATATCATAGGATTTATCTTTGCGGCAATATTTACAGGTTACGTATTTGACAATTATGTAAATGCAAGAAAACCAGTTGGAAGCGTTCTTACCTTGATGATTGCAAACTTTGTATGTATTTATGTACCAGGATTAATTGGTTTATACAATACTATGCTTAACTCTGGACGCGTATTAACACTTCCTGAACTATTATTTATGGGAGTAGTACCATTTGTTGTTGGTGACTTATTTAAGATTATGATAGCATCCGGAATAACAACATCAATACTACCAAAAGAAGAATAA
- a CDS encoding translation initiation factor IF-5A, protein MATKVVEIKTLKQGKYLVLGGEASKITSISTSSPGKHGAAKARIEAVGIFDNQKRSLVKPVNAKVDIPIIDKRVGQVLAIMGTEVQLMDLETYETIELPIPDDLKDAISEGVEVEYIEAMGNMKIMRTKGGN, encoded by the coding sequence ATGGCAACAAAAGTAGTTGAGATTAAAACTTTAAAACAAGGAAAATACTTAGTATTAGGTGGAGAAGCTTCAAAAATTACCAGTATTTCAACATCATCTCCTGGTAAACACGGTGCAGCTAAAGCACGTATTGAAGCAGTAGGAATTTTTGATAACCAAAAAAGAAGTCTTGTAAAACCTGTAAACGCTAAAGTGGACATACCTATCATTGACAAAAGAGTAGGTCAAGTATTAGCTATAATGGGTACTGAAGTACAATTAATGGACTTAGAAACTTATGAGACAATCGAATTACCTATACCTGATGACTTAAAAGATGCAATCAGTGAAGGTGTAGAAGTAGAATACATCGAAGCTATGGGTAATATGAAAATAATGAGAACAAAAGGTGGAAATTAA
- a CDS encoding GyrI-like domain-containing protein, which produces MKIVEKKIEDQKVAYVPHIDSFSKLPEFIEEVAQLIHDNGLEAVGFPYGSYDNDLEERAENDQIFEVGMPIKDFFADGKPAARLGKLGLKELTAHTVLAARHVGSHKNFNESVREMVNYAIENDYDIVGPITEIYLPASENTPVEEIQTEIHLPVIYMGPKRD; this is translated from the coding sequence ATGAAAATTGTTGAAAAAAAGATAGAAGATCAGAAAGTGGCTTATGTACCTCATATTGATAGTTTTAGTAAATTACCAGAGTTTATTGAAGAGGTAGCTCAGCTTATTCATGATAATGGATTGGAGGCTGTTGGCTTCCCGTATGGATCATATGACAATGACCTGGAAGAACGTGCGGAAAATGACCAGATTTTTGAGGTAGGTATGCCTATCAAGGATTTCTTTGCGGATGGCAAGCCTGCCGCAAGATTAGGAAAATTGGGACTTAAGGAATTAACGGCACATACCGTTTTAGCAGCAAGACACGTGGGCTCCCATAAAAACTTCAATGAATCGGTACGTGAAATGGTAAATTATGCGATTGAAAATGATTATGACATTGTAGGACCTATAACTGAAATTTATCTTCCGGCCAGTGAAAATACCCCTGTTGAAGAAATTCAAACCGAAATACATTTACCGGTTATTTATATGGGTCCTAAAAGAGATTAA
- a CDS encoding right-handed parallel beta-helix repeat-containing protein produces the protein MKVDNDININTNDNIENKNNINQNNQKEDSTHYTDNATIQNTDNTNTAVKIVNSESNLKTATANKVIYVSLKGSDNNSGTKNSPLKSIKNALKIAKNYDTIYVLSGTYYEHGILIDKNITIMGENPKTTIINAQNRHLFTIATRARVSIKTITLKNAFDENGGAIYNKGYLSMKHVRMYSNEARNGGAIYNKGTLYMFKSLFMINTAKYASCIYNLNSLEANKCVFASNKATEFAAIYSTSYMNLLSCNFTSNINSSILIEESAKNSIIDSCLFSDNRAVHGAGIYDIKSPLQVKNTYFEKNTATNYGAAIYSSGTTTISNSKFKGNRADDGGAIAVKNTTTITSSTFDSNSATNEGGGVYSSYELKMSDSKFENNRATNGAAISSTSNIVKTTSIDSSTFISNTAKVHGAAVYVTNKNQLMLKDSVITYNTNRSVYLRCDSGISNTITNCNFTKNIGDTGSAIFNQKSVLTVTKSTVTKNNNSVKGAIYNNQGKTTVNYCVIGENNKIDVCNYNGAVNANYNWWLKNSVNSQNANGFSVNNWVYFKLDALSDETTKTVTATASVNRVYDGKTFTSIDATRLPALTFNVTINGGGISKSIEKSVANGVCSLSDKYTQDGSVSVTAYTYNCKLNNQLTLKSSLIKSKITSYFVQIGYGVTKSMVNSWINVGVTDVYVQVRASTNDVANLKNVAALCKNTPIRVHAWVICFSGDDVSTARQNTLRSFIKNVIKLNGVNGVCLDYVRYSGTKVSIVNPNIITNFVKSVNAIIKDYDSNLQLSACVFAEKAGTKTYYGQDYLELSRYLDVMLPMTYKYEYNAGREWLKSSTEYVVSRAKYCKVVSVLQTYDNNLSRLSQAELEADAKAVMSAGSYGYSLFRCGLISSYPRSANNL, from the coding sequence ATGAAAGTAGATAATGACATCAATATCAACACGAACGATAACATAGAAAACAAGAATAATATCAACCAGAACAATCAAAAAGAAGACAGCACACACTACACAGACAATGCAACAATACAAAATACAGACAACACCAACACTGCCGTCAAGATAGTTAATTCTGAAAGCAACCTTAAAACGGCAACCGCCAATAAAGTAATATACGTTAGCTTAAAAGGCAGTGACAACAACAGTGGAACAAAAAACAGCCCATTGAAAAGCATTAAAAATGCACTTAAAATAGCAAAAAACTATGATACAATATATGTATTAAGCGGAACATACTACGAACACGGAATTCTAATAGACAAGAACATTACAATAATGGGAGAAAACCCTAAAACTACCATAATAAATGCCCAAAACAGGCACCTATTCACGATAGCAACAAGAGCACGAGTCAGCATAAAAACGATAACCCTTAAAAATGCTTTTGATGAAAACGGTGGTGCAATATACAACAAGGGTTATTTGAGCATGAAACACGTACGAATGTACTCCAATGAAGCAAGAAATGGTGGTGCAATATACAACAAGGGAACATTATACATGTTCAAATCGTTGTTTATGATCAACACCGCCAAATACGCTTCATGTATTTATAACCTTAACTCACTTGAGGCAAATAAATGCGTATTTGCATCAAATAAGGCAACGGAATTTGCAGCAATATACTCAACGTCATACATGAATCTACTATCATGTAACTTTACAAGCAACATAAATTCAAGCATATTGATAGAAGAATCAGCAAAGAATTCAATCATAGACTCATGTCTATTTTCTGACAATAGAGCAGTTCATGGAGCCGGAATATACGACATTAAATCACCATTACAAGTCAAAAACACTTACTTTGAAAAGAATACCGCTACAAACTATGGAGCGGCGATATACTCAAGCGGAACAACGACGATAAGCAATTCCAAATTCAAAGGCAATCGTGCAGATGATGGTGGAGCCATAGCAGTCAAAAACACGACAACAATTACTTCATCAACCTTTGATTCAAATAGTGCAACGAATGAAGGGGGAGGAGTATACAGTAGCTATGAATTAAAAATGTCCGATTCAAAATTTGAAAATAACCGGGCCACAAATGGTGCTGCCATAAGCAGTACATCAAACATAGTGAAAACAACGAGCATAGATTCATCCACGTTCATATCAAATACTGCCAAAGTTCATGGAGCTGCAGTATATGTTACAAACAAGAACCAGCTGATGCTTAAGGATTCAGTTATAACATACAATACAAACAGGTCAGTATATCTTAGATGTGATAGTGGAATATCAAACACCATTACAAACTGTAACTTTACAAAAAACATAGGAGACACGGGTTCTGCCATATTCAACCAGAAATCCGTACTTACAGTCACAAAGTCAACGGTCACAAAAAACAACAATAGCGTAAAAGGGGCAATATATAACAACCAGGGAAAGACTACAGTCAACTATTGCGTTATTGGTGAAAACAACAAGATTGACGTGTGCAACTATAACGGAGCAGTTAATGCAAACTATAACTGGTGGCTAAAAAACTCCGTTAATTCACAGAATGCCAATGGCTTTAGCGTGAACAATTGGGTTTATTTTAAGCTTGATGCCCTCTCAGATGAGACAACCAAAACAGTTACTGCTACTGCAAGTGTTAACCGGGTATATGACGGAAAGACATTTACTTCAATAGATGCCACAAGGTTACCTGCATTAACGTTTAATGTAACAATTAACGGCGGAGGCATATCCAAGTCGATAGAAAAAAGCGTTGCAAACGGTGTATGCAGTCTTAGTGACAAATACACCCAAGATGGCAGCGTAAGCGTGACCGCTTACACATACAACTGCAAACTAAACAATCAGTTAACCCTTAAAAGCAGTCTGATAAAGTCAAAGATAACCTCATACTTCGTTCAGATTGGTTACGGTGTGACAAAAAGCATGGTGAATTCCTGGATAAACGTTGGTGTCACCGATGTTTATGTTCAGGTAAGGGCTTCCACAAATGATGTGGCCAACTTGAAAAATGTGGCCGCTTTATGTAAGAATACACCTATACGTGTTCATGCATGGGTGATATGTTTCAGTGGTGACGATGTGTCCACTGCCAGACAGAATACCCTTAGATCATTTATTAAAAATGTCATTAAGCTGAATGGAGTTAATGGTGTATGTCTTGATTATGTAAGATATAGTGGAACGAAGGTAAGTATTGTAAATCCAAACATCATCACGAACTTCGTAAAATCAGTTAACGCCATAATCAAGGATTATGACAGCAATTTACAATTGTCTGCATGTGTATTTGCCGAAAAAGCAGGTACAAAGACATACTATGGACAGGACTATCTCGAGTTAAGCAGGTATCTTGATGTGATGCTTCCTATGACATACAAATACGAATACAATGCAGGACGTGAATGGCTTAAATCATCAACGGAATATGTTGTCAGTCGCGCCAAATATTGTAAGGTAGTTAGCGTACTTCAAACATATGACAATAACTTATCCCGGTTATCACAGGCTGAACTTGAAGCCGATGCAAAGGCAGTCATGTCTGCCGGTTCATATGGTTATAGCCTGTTTAGATGCGGACTTATTAGCAGCTATCCAAGAAGTGCAAACAATCTATAG
- a CDS encoding calcium/sodium antiporter: MNILSIILLVVGFVLLIKGADFFVEGSSDLANKLKIPSMIIGLTIVAFGTSAPEAAVSVASALTGSNAIAVSNVIGSNIFNMLVVVGATAVLYKISIEEESLKIDFPLLLISCVLLLIFIITGNQISRIEGIIFLVIIISYISWLIIKARKDKSNMAVEQSKLSSPIIGIYIICGLIAIVVGGDLVVNSAKDIALGLGMSETLVGLTIVSIGTSLPELITSITAALNKKQDIALGNAIGSSIFNILFILGLTNVISPIQTTQVMLVDTVVMIVLLGISYVLAYDKQDFNKKDGIILLAIFIVYMMFIIIRN, encoded by the coding sequence ATGAACATACTGAGCATAATATTATTGGTTGTAGGTTTTGTTCTTCTTATTAAGGGTGCGGACTTCTTTGTTGAAGGATCAAGCGACCTGGCCAATAAGTTGAAAATTCCCTCAATGATTATCGGACTTACGATAGTGGCATTCGGTACCAGTGCACCTGAGGCTGCAGTAAGCGTAGCTTCAGCCCTTACCGGCAGTAATGCCATTGCCGTAAGTAACGTTATCGGTAGTAATATATTCAACATGCTTGTTGTTGTGGGAGCAACTGCGGTCTTATATAAGATAAGCATTGAAGAGGAAAGTCTTAAGATTGATTTTCCATTACTTCTGATTAGCTGTGTTCTCCTGTTGATATTCATAATTACGGGAAATCAGATTAGTCGTATCGAAGGGATAATATTCCTAGTTATCATCATATCATACATTTCATGGCTTATCATTAAGGCCAGAAAAGACAAGTCAAACATGGCTGTTGAACAGTCCAAATTATCTTCACCAATCATTGGAATTTATATCATTTGTGGATTGATTGCCATTGTTGTAGGTGGAGATTTAGTGGTAAATTCTGCTAAGGACATAGCACTTGGTTTGGGTATGAGTGAAACGCTCGTCGGTCTTACCATTGTATCTATCGGTACATCATTACCGGAGCTGATTACCAGCATTACTGCGGCACTTAATAAAAAACAGGATATTGCATTAGGAAATGCTATCGGAAGCAGCATATTTAATATTTTGTTTATACTTGGTTTAACCAATGTGATAAGTCCTATCCAAACAACCCAGGTAATGCTAGTTGACACGGTTGTTATGATAGTGCTTCTTGGAATATCCTATGTATTGGCATATGATAAGCAGGACTTTAATAAAAAAGATGGTATCATATTACTTGCAATTTTCATAGTATACATGATGTTTATCATAATAAGAAATTAA
- a CDS encoding TIGR00300 family protein translates to MFVQKIRLSGHIIDSFTLQKVMDTIIDQDGDYEIEELNVGKHNNDISTARIRIECENEKKLDKILDMVTDLGAQLIEEEEVELVASQKDSTVPDNFYSTTNYNTKIYYDNRWINIDNIEMDCVLVVDTENKTACCKPLNNVKKGEMIVVGHKGVKVSPPEKSRGKNTFEFMNSEASAEKPTRSIIHNVASQMKEIKDKGGKIVVVGGPAVIHTGCAQILADLIKEHYVDKLFAGNALATHDIENALYGTSLGVKTKTGELVAHGHKHHICAINTINKAGSIKNAVEQGILTSGVMYECVKNNAPYVLAGSIRDDGPLPDVITDSQVAQQRMREEIQDVDMVIMIATLLHSVATGNLIPARIKSVCVDISNASVTKLSDRGSAQVISIVTDIGSFLPILYEELHKLEE, encoded by the coding sequence ATGTTTGTTCAAAAAATACGATTAAGTGGACATATCATCGATTCCTTTACCCTTCAAAAGGTAATGGATACAATAATCGACCAAGATGGTGATTATGAGATAGAGGAATTGAATGTTGGTAAACATAACAATGATATCAGTACCGCTAGAATCAGAATAGAATGTGAAAATGAGAAAAAATTAGATAAAATTTTAGACATGGTAACGGATTTAGGTGCACAGTTAATTGAAGAGGAAGAGGTTGAACTTGTTGCATCACAAAAAGACTCCACCGTACCCGATAACTTTTATTCAACAACTAATTATAATACCAAAATCTATTATGACAACAGATGGATCAATATAGACAATATTGAAATGGATTGTGTACTGGTTGTTGATACAGAAAACAAGACGGCCTGTTGTAAACCATTGAACAATGTTAAAAAAGGCGAAATGATAGTTGTTGGGCATAAAGGAGTTAAAGTATCACCACCGGAAAAATCACGTGGAAAGAATACATTTGAATTCATGAACAGTGAGGCTTCAGCTGAAAAACCTACAAGAAGCATTATTCACAATGTTGCAAGTCAGATGAAGGAAATTAAAGACAAAGGAGGTAAGATTGTCGTTGTAGGCGGACCTGCAGTTATACATACAGGTTGTGCACAGATACTTGCCGATTTGATTAAGGAACATTACGTTGATAAGTTATTTGCAGGTAACGCTCTTGCTACCCATGACATTGAAAATGCATTGTATGGTACAAGTCTGGGTGTGAAGACCAAAACTGGTGAACTTGTAGCACATGGACACAAACATCATATATGTGCAATCAATACCATAAATAAGGCGGGCAGCATAAAGAATGCGGTTGAACAGGGTATTCTTACAAGCGGTGTGATGTATGAATGTGTTAAAAACAATGCACCATATGTTCTTGCAGGCAGCATTCGTGATGATGGCCCTCTTCCAGATGTAATTACCGATTCACAGGTTGCCCAGCAGCGTATGCGTGAAGAAATCCAGGATGTGGACATGGTCATTATGATTGCAACGCTTCTTCATAGCGTGGCAACAGGTAACCTGATACCTGCACGCATTAAAAGTGTATGTGTAGATATCAGCAATGCCAGCGTTACAAAACTGTCAGACCGTGGCAGTGCACAGGTTATCAGCATTGTAACAGATATTGGATCATTCCTGCCAATATTATATGAGGAATTGCATAAGCTTGAGGAATGA
- a CDS encoding phosphorylating glyceraldehyde-3-phosphate dehydrogenase: protein MKNIGINGYGTIGKRVADAVTLQDDMKIAGVTKRTPDYEAKAAVEKGYDLYISVPDREKQFEEAGIEVAGTADELFEKLDLVVDCTPGGVGIQNMEETYKKIGLKAIFEGGEDHDPVGTSFNAESNYEESLGKDYVRVVSCNTTGLCRTLKPVNDLAGVKKVRAVMVRRAADPNDSKKGPINAIKPVTTVPSHHGPDVQTIIKDMDVMTMALAVPTTLMHTHNIMVELESDVTTDDVLDEFEKAHRVMPIDASLKLGSTAEIMEFAKDLGRSRGDMYEIPVWKESVNVVDGELFYMQAVHQESDVVPENVDCIRAMLELEEDGEKSILKTNKAMGIL from the coding sequence ATGAAGAATATAGGAATCAATGGATATGGAACCATAGGTAAAAGAGTTGCAGATGCTGTGACCCTTCAAGATGACATGAAAATTGCTGGAGTGACAAAAAGAACTCCTGACTATGAAGCTAAAGCCGCTGTTGAAAAAGGATATGATTTATACATAAGTGTTCCTGACAGAGAAAAACAATTTGAGGAAGCAGGAATTGAAGTAGCCGGTACCGCTGATGAACTGTTTGAAAAATTAGATTTGGTAGTTGATTGTACTCCCGGTGGAGTAGGTATTCAAAACATGGAAGAAACCTATAAGAAGATAGGATTGAAAGCGATATTTGAAGGTGGAGAAGACCATGATCCTGTCGGTACATCATTCAATGCCGAATCAAACTATGAGGAAAGTTTAGGAAAGGATTATGTTCGTGTAGTTTCATGTAACACTACCGGGTTATGCCGTACCCTTAAACCTGTAAATGATCTTGCAGGAGTAAAAAAGGTTAGAGCAGTAATGGTAAGACGTGCTGCTGACCCTAACGATTCTAAAAAAGGACCTATCAATGCCATTAAACCTGTAACGACAGTTCCTTCCCACCATGGTCCGGATGTACAGACAATCATCAAAGACATGGACGTTATGACTATGGCATTGGCCGTTCCAACAACATTAATGCACACACATAACATAATGGTTGAACTTGAAAGCGATGTGACAACTGATGATGTTCTTGATGAATTTGAAAAAGCACATCGTGTAATGCCAATAGATGCTAGTCTTAAATTAGGATCTACTGCAGAAATTATGGAATTTGCAAAAGACCTTGGTAGAAGTCGTGGAGACATGTATGAAATACCAGTATGGAAAGAATCAGTTAATGTAGTGGATGGAGAATTATTCTATATGCAAGCTGTTCACCAAGAATCTGACGTAGTTCCTGAAAACGTTGATTGTATAAGAGCAATGCTTGAACTAGAAGAAGATGGTGAAAAATCTATCCTAAAAACCAATAAAGCAATGGGTATATTATAG